A genomic segment from Acyrthosiphon pisum isolate AL4f chromosome A3, pea_aphid_22Mar2018_4r6ur, whole genome shotgun sequence encodes:
- the LOC100570696 gene encoding uncharacterized protein LOC100570696, protein MKYFFIIFAEFMILVNTGAKDFKFHPNLPLGEYRVNIIAAQQCNVNSTLQFNFSLFKTSRTTIELRGNISFFKAFDDSLMFSCTLAVKDKIGSWQNNAYVYNAPQAYSSLKKLFGAEFPILFKSFGLNDTKNKSVSPGIYITKGYVISNYPSNTNFPKQMFYGTYKFKIKYLEKNGDQAGCFSFTVEIKRPWETE, encoded by the exons ATGaagtacttttttataatttttgctgAATTCATGATTCTAGTCAATACTGGAGCAAAAGATTTCAAGTTTCACCCGAATTTACCCCTT GGAGAATATCGAGTAAACATTATCGCTGCTCAGCAGTGTAATGTAAATTCCACTTTGCAGttcaatttttctttgtttaagACCTCTAGAACTACAATTGAATTAAGAggaaatatatcattttttaaggcATTTGATGATTCATTAATG TTTAGTTGTACTTTGGCAGTAAAAGATAAAATTGGTAGTTGGCAAAATAATGCTTATGTATATAATGCACCTCAAGCATACTCGAGtcttaaaaaactatttggggctgaatttccaattttatttaagaGCTTTGGATTAaatgacacaaaaaataaatctgtATCGCCG ggaATATATATCACCAAAGGTTACGTTATATCAAACTATCCATCAAATACGAATTTTccaaaacaaatgttttatggaacttacaaatttaaaattaaatatttggaaaaaaatggcGATCAAGCTGGATGTTTCTCATTTACCGTTGAAATAAAACGTCCTTGGGAAACTGAATAA